From a region of the Theobroma cacao cultivar B97-61/B2 chromosome 8, Criollo_cocoa_genome_V2, whole genome shotgun sequence genome:
- the LOC18591475 gene encoding cysteine proteinase 15A yields MGATAIISPYGPSFKPHFAKLWPLALSKMDRLSLFPVLLLFLLSPVVASAVVSDVVSEDDPLIRQVVSNGAGEDSDDHLLNAEHHFTLFKSKYGKTYATQEEHDYRLGVFKANLRRAKRHQLLDPTAVHGVTKFSDLTPSEFRRQFLGLRPLKLPADAQKAPILPTNGLPTDFDWRDHGAVTGVKDQGSCGSCWSFSTTGALEGAHYLSTGELVSLSEQQLVDCDHECDPQEYGACDSGCNGGLMTTAFEYTLKAGGLEREDDYPYTGNDRGACKFDKSKIAASVSNFSVISVNEDQIAANLVKHGPLAVGINAVFMQTYMKGVSCPYICGRHLDHGVLLVGYGSAGYAPIRFKEKPYWIIKNSWGENWGEEGYYKICRGRNVCGVDSMVSSVAALQTKSQ; encoded by the exons ATGGGAGCCACTGCTATAATATCCCCCTATGGCCCGTCCTTTAAGCCTCACTTCGCAAAGCTCTGGCCTTTAGCCCTTTCCAAAATGGACCGCCTTTCTCTCTTCCCTGTTCTTCTCCTGTTCCTCCTCTCACCCGTTGTTGCTTCAGCCGTCGTTTCCGACGTCGTCAGCGAAGACGATCCTCTGATCCGTCAAGTCGTGTCCAACGGCGCCGGGGAAGATTCCGATGACCACCTCCTCAACGCCGAGCACCACTTCACGCTGTTCAAATCCAAGTACGGGAAAACCTACGCCACGCAGGAGGAGCACGATTACCGATTGGGAGTCTTCAAGGCTAACCTGCGTCGGGCCAAGCGTCATCAGCTCCTGGACCCAACCGCCGTCCACGGCGTCACAAAGTTCTCCGATTTAACACCGTCGGAGTTCCGCCGTCAGTTCCTTGGCTTGAGACCGCTCAAGCTCCCAGCCGATGCTCAAAAGGCCCCCATCCTTCCAACCAACGGCCTACCTACCGACTTTGACTGGCGCGATCACGGCGCCGTTACAGGCGTTAAAGACCAA GGCTCGTGTGGATCATGCTGGTCGTTTAGTACAACAGGAGCTCTGGAAGGAGCCCATTATTTGTCGACAGGGGAGCTTGTGAGCTTGAGTGAGCAGCAGCTTGTCGATTGTGATCACGAG TGTGATCCACAAGAATATGGTGCGTGTGACTCAGGGTGCAATGGTGGGCTTATGACCACTGCCTTCGAGTACACCCTAAAGGCTGGTGGACTTGAGAGAGAGGATGACTACCCTTACACCGGGAATGACCGTGGAGCCTGCAAATTTGACAAGAGCAAGATTGCCGCCTCGGTCTCTAATTTCAGTGTCATTTCCGTCAATGAGGATCAAATCGCTGCAAATTTGGTGAAGCACGGTCCACTTGCAG TGGGTATCAATGCAGTTTTCATGCAGACATATATGAAAGGAGTTTCATGCCCATACATTTGCGGGAGGCATTTGGATCATGGGGTGCTTCTTGTAGGGTATGGTTCTGCAGGTTACGCGCCGATCCGCTTCAAGGAGAAGCCTTACTGGATCATCAAGAATTCCTGGGGAGAAAATTGGGGAGAGGAGGGATATTACAAGATCTGCAGGGGTCGCAATGTTTGTGGAGTGGACTCAATGGTCTCAAGTGTAGCTGCCTTGCAAACAAAGTCACAGTAG
- the LOC18591474 gene encoding transcription initiation factor IIF subunit beta isoform X1, translated as MDEDHSHGGFLETGKADRSVWLMKCPVVVAKSWKSHTASSSDSQPVAKVVLSLDPRKPDDPSSLQFTMEMAGSESGNIPKSYSLNMFKDFVPMCVFSESSQGRVAMEGKVEHKFDMKPHEENLEEYGRLCRERTNKSMIKNRQIQVIDNDRGVHMRPMPGMVGLISSNPKQDKKKAAPVKQTDMKRTRRDRGELEDIMFKLFERQPNWALKQLVQETDQPAQFLKEILNELCVYNKRGTNQGTYELKPEYKKSVEDTGAE; from the exons ATGGATGAAGATCACAGTCACGGCGGCTTTTTGGAGACAGGAAAAGCGGATAGATCGGTGTGGTTAATGAAGTGCCCGGTGGTGGTGGCCAAGTCATGGAAGAGCCACACCGCTTCTTCTTCCGATTCTCAGCCTGTCGCCAAGGTCGTCCTCTCCCTCGATCCTCGCAAACCCGACGACCCTTCTTCTCTCCAG TTTACTATGGAGATGGCTGGATCCGAGAGTGGAAATATACCGAAAAGTTACTctttaaatatgtttaaagACTTTGTTCCTATGTGTGTCTTTTCTGAATCAAGTCAAG GTAGGGTTGCAATGGAAGGAAAGGTTGAACATAAATTTGACATGAAACCACATGAGGAAAACCTCGAGGAGTATGGGAGGCTGTGTCGTGAAAGGACAAATAAGTCCATGATCAAGAATCGACAAATACAG GTTATTGATAATGATCGTGGAGTACACATGAGGCCAATGCCTGGAATGGTTGGCTTAATTTCATCCAACCCCAAG CAGGATAAGAAGAAAGCAGCGCCAGTTAAACAAACAGATATGAAGAGAACCAGACGGGATCGTGGAGAGTTGGAGGATATAATGTTCAAGCTGTTTGAAAGACAACCAAATTGGGCTTTAAAGCAACTTGTCCAAGAGACTGATCAGCCTGCT CAATTCCTGAAAGAGATACTGAATGAGCTTTGTGTGTACAATAAGAGGGGCACCAACCAAGGAACTTATGAGCTTAAGCCAGAATATAAAAAATCGGTTGAGGACACAGGAGCTGAATAG
- the LOC18591474 gene encoding transcription initiation factor IIF subunit beta isoform X2 — protein sequence MDEDHSHGGFLETGKADRSVWLMKCPVVVAKSWKSHTASSSDSQPVAKVVLSLDPRKPDDPSSLQFTMEMAGSESGNIPKSYSLNMFKDFVPMCVFSESSQGRVAMEGKVEHKFDMKPHEENLEEYGRLCRERTNKSMIKNRQIQVIDNDRGVHMRPMPGMVGLISSNPKDKKKAAPVKQTDMKRTRRDRGELEDIMFKLFERQPNWALKQLVQETDQPAQFLKEILNELCVYNKRGTNQGTYELKPEYKKSVEDTGAE from the exons ATGGATGAAGATCACAGTCACGGCGGCTTTTTGGAGACAGGAAAAGCGGATAGATCGGTGTGGTTAATGAAGTGCCCGGTGGTGGTGGCCAAGTCATGGAAGAGCCACACCGCTTCTTCTTCCGATTCTCAGCCTGTCGCCAAGGTCGTCCTCTCCCTCGATCCTCGCAAACCCGACGACCCTTCTTCTCTCCAG TTTACTATGGAGATGGCTGGATCCGAGAGTGGAAATATACCGAAAAGTTACTctttaaatatgtttaaagACTTTGTTCCTATGTGTGTCTTTTCTGAATCAAGTCAAG GTAGGGTTGCAATGGAAGGAAAGGTTGAACATAAATTTGACATGAAACCACATGAGGAAAACCTCGAGGAGTATGGGAGGCTGTGTCGTGAAAGGACAAATAAGTCCATGATCAAGAATCGACAAATACAG GTTATTGATAATGATCGTGGAGTACACATGAGGCCAATGCCTGGAATGGTTGGCTTAATTTCATCCAACCCCAAG GATAAGAAGAAAGCAGCGCCAGTTAAACAAACAGATATGAAGAGAACCAGACGGGATCGTGGAGAGTTGGAGGATATAATGTTCAAGCTGTTTGAAAGACAACCAAATTGGGCTTTAAAGCAACTTGTCCAAGAGACTGATCAGCCTGCT CAATTCCTGAAAGAGATACTGAATGAGCTTTGTGTGTACAATAAGAGGGGCACCAACCAAGGAACTTATGAGCTTAAGCCAGAATATAAAAAATCGGTTGAGGACACAGGAGCTGAATAG
- the LOC18591476 gene encoding V-type proton ATPase subunit a3, producing the protein MGEGRQRPTMDLLRSEPMQLVQLIIPIESAHRSISYLGDLGLFQFKDLNSEKSPFQRTYATQIKRSGEMARKLRFFKEQMTKAGLSPSTRSARNDDVDLDNLEVKLGELEAELIEMNANHEKLQQSYNELKEYKLVMQKAGEFFQSAQSSAAAKQREAEAEQRGEGSIDSPLLLEQEMVTDPSKQVKLGFVSGLVSRERSLAFERILFRATRGNVFLKQSVVEDPVTDPASGEKVEKNVFIVFYSGERARNKIMKICEVFGANRYPFTEDLGKQFQIITEVSGRLEELKTTIDVGLVHQSNLLQTIAYHFENWSLLVKKEKSIYHTLNMLSIDVSRKCLVAEGWCPVFATNQIQNVLQKATIDSSSQVGTIFHVLQTKESPPTYFHTNKFTSAFQEIVDAYGIAKYQEANPAVFTIITFPFLFAVMFGDWGHGICLCLATSYFIIREKKFSSQKLGDITEMIFGGRYVIMMMALFSIYTGLIYNEFFSVPFELFGPSAYGCHDPSCSDASTAGLVKVRATYPFGVDPKWHGTRSELPFLNSLKMKMSILIGVAQMNLGIILSYFNAKFFKNEINIWYQFVPQLIFLNSLFGYLSLLIVVKWCTGSQADLYHVMIYMFLSPTDDLGENQLFFGQKFLQIVLLLAALVSVPWMLFPKPFLLKKQHEERHRGQSYALLDSSDDDPLEMELHHGSGSHEEFEFSEVFVHQLIHTIEFVLGAVSNTASYLRLWALSLAHSELSSVFYDKVLLLAWGFNNIIILIIGIFVFICATVGVLLVMETLSAFLHALRLHWVEFQNKFYEGDGYKFQPFSFALVSEEDD; encoded by the exons atgggaGAGGGAAGACAGCGTCCGACGATGGATCTGCTGCGGTCGGAGCCAATGCAATTGGTGCAACTCATCATCCCTATTGAATCAGCTCATCGCAGCATCTCATATCTCGGTGATCTCGGCCTCTTTCAATTCAAAGAC CTCAATTCGGAGAAGAGCCCGTTCCAACGAACATATGCTACACAG ATCAAGAGATCCGGGGAAATGGCACGCAAGCTACGTTTCTTTAAGGAACAGATGACAAAGGCTGGTTTATCACCCTCAACTAGATCTGCGAGGaatgatgatgttgatttAGATAACTTAGAG GTGAAACTTGGAGAACTTGAAGCAGAGTTGATAGAGATGAATGCAAATCATGAGAAGTTGCAACAAAGTTACAATGAACTAAAAGAATATAAGTTAGTTATGCAGAAG GCTGGTGAATTTTTTCAGTCAGCTCAGAGCAGTGCTGCAGCTAAGCAGAGAGAAGCTGAAGCTGAGCAAAGGGGTGAAGGATCCATTGACAGTCCATTATTATTGGAGCAA GAAATGGTCACTGATCCATCTAAGCAAGTTAAGCTGGGATTTGTCAGTGGTCTTGTCTCAAGAGAAAGATCATTGGCTTTTGAAAGAATTCTATTTCGTGCAACCAGAGGAAATGTCTTTTTGAAGCAATCTGTAGTTGAAGATCCTGTCACTGATCCTGCATCTGGGGAGAAG GTTGAGAAAAATGTGTTTATTGTCTTTTATTCTGGTGAAAGAGCAAGgaacaaaattatgaaaatttgtgAAGTTTTTGGAGCAAACAGATACCCATTCACAGAGGACCTAGGCAAACAATTTCAGATCATTACAGAG GTGTCTGGAAGACTTGAAGAGCTTAAAACTACCATTGATGTCGGACTGGTGCACCAGAGCAATTTGTTGCAGACAATCGCCTATCACTTTGAGAATTGGAGCCTTTTG gtgaagaaagaaaaatccatttatCACACGTTGAATATGCTCAGCATAGATGTTTCAAGAAAATGTCTTGTTGCTGAAGGTTGGTGCCCTGTTTTTGCAACAAACCAG ATTCAAAATGTTTTACAGAAGGCAACTATTGACAGCAGCTCACAAGTTGGGACCATATTTCATGTTCTCCAGACAAAGGAATCACCTCCTACGTATTTCCACACCAACAAATTTACTTCTGCTTTTCAAGAAATCGTGGATGCATATGG GATTGCAAAGTATCAAGAAGCGAACCCTGCTGTATTCACTATCATCACATTCCCTTTCCTTTTTGCTGTTATGTTTGGTGATTGGGGCCATGGTATATGCCTGTGTTTGGCAacgtcatatttcataatcagagaaaagaaattttctagTCAG AAGCTTGGAGACATCACAGAAATGATTTTTGGTGGTCGCTATGTTATTATGATGATGGCATTGTTCTCAATCTACACAGGATTGATATATaatgaattcttttcagtCCCATTTGAACTATTTGGGCCCTCTGCTTATGGATGCCATGATCCTTCTTGCAG CGATGCTTCTACTGCGGGTTTAGTAAAAGTACGTGCCACTTATCCTTTTGGTGTGGATCCTAAGTGGCATGGTACTCGGAGTGAGTTACCGTTTCTTAACTCATTGAAGATGAAGATGTCAATTTTGATTGGAGTAGCTCAGATGAATCTTGGAATCATATTGAGCTACttcaatgcaaaatttttcaaaaatgaaaTCAACATTTG GTACCAATTTGTTCCTCAATTGATATTTTTGAACAGTCTGTTTGGATACTTGTCACTCCTTATAGTCGTGAAATGGTGCACTGGTTCTCAAGCTGATCTTTATCATGTGATGATATATATGTTCTTGAGTCCTACAGATGATCTCGGTGAAAATCAGCTTTTCTTCGGTCAGAAGTTTCTCCAG ATTGTGTTACTGCTAGCAGCTCTTGTTTCTGTACCATGGATGTTGTTTCCAAagccttttcttttaaagaagCAACATGAGGAA AGGCACCGTGGTCAATCCTATGCACTATTAGATAGCTCTGACGATGACCCTCTTGAAATGGAATTGCATCATGGTTCTGGTAGCCATGAAGAATTTGAGTTCAGCGAGGTCTTTGTGCACCAACTGATACACACTATTGAATTTGTGCTTGGAGCTGTGTCTAATACAGCTTCATATCTGCGGTTGTGGGCTCTAAG TCTAGCCCATTCCGAGCTGTCAAGTGTATTTTACGACAAGGTTTTACTTCTAGCCTGGGG GTTCAACAATAtcattattcttattattGGCATATTTGTATTCATATGTGCAACGGTCGGTGTGCTACTAGTGATGGAAACCCTCAGTGCATTCTTACACGCATTGAGGCTTCATTGGGTGGAGTTTCAGAATAAGTTCTATGAGGGAGATGGATATAAATTCCAGCCATTTTCATTTGCATTAGTTAGTGAGGAAGATGACTGA
- the LOC18591478 gene encoding coatomer subunit alpha-1, translating into MLTKFETKSNRVKGLSFHSKRPWILASLHSGVIQLWDYRMGTLIDRFDEHDGPVRGVHFHKSQPLFVSGGDDYKIKVWNYKLHRCLFTLLGHLDYIRTVQFHHEYPWIVSASDDQTIRIWNWQSRTCIAVLTGHNHYVMCASFHPKEDLVVSASLDQTVRVWDIGALKKKTVAPADDILRLGQLSQMNTDFFGGVDAVVKYVLEGHDRGVNWASFHPTLPLIVSGADDRQVKLWRMNDTKAWEVDTMRGHMNNVSCVLFHSRQDIIVSNSEDKSIRVWDATKRTGLQTFRREHDRFWILACHPEMNLMAAGHDSGMIVFKLERERPAFSVSGDSMYYVKDRFLRFYEFSTQKDTQVIPIRRPGSTSLNQGARTLSYSPTENAILVCSELDGGSYELYIIPKDSFGRGESVQDAKKGIGGSAVFVARNRFAVLDKSSNQVLVKNLKNEIVKKVAIPIIVDSIFYAGTGNLLCKAEDRVIIFDLQQRMILAELQTSFVRYVVWSNDMESVALLSKHSIIIANKKLVNQCTLHETIRVKSGAWDDNGVFIYTTLTHIKYCLPNGDNGVIRTLDVPVYITKVSGNTMCCLDRDGKNRAIVFDATEYVFKLSLLKKRYDHVMSMIRSSELCGQAMIAYLQQKGFPEVALHFVRDERTRFNLALESGNIQIAVASAKEIDEKDHWYRLGVEALRQGNAGIVEYAYQRTKNFDRLSFLYLITGNMDKLSKMLKIAEVKNDVMGEFHNALYLGDIKERVKILENAGHLPLAYITAAVHGLHDIAEHLAADLGDDIPSLPEGRSPSLLTPPSPVLCGGDWPLLRVMRGVFEGGLDNVGRNAQEEDEEAADADWGEDLDIVDVENMPNGDVSMALVEEAHEENDEGGWDLEDLELPPEMGTPKTAGNAHSSVFVAPTPGMPVSQIWIQKSSLAAEHAAAGNFDTAMRLLSRQLGIRNFAPLKQLFLDLQVGCHSYLPTFSSAPVTLVAVERGWTESASPNVRSPPALVFKFYQLEEKLKAGYKATTSGKFTEALRLFLSILHTIPLIVVDSRREVDDVKELIIIVKEYVLGLQMELKRRELKDNPVRQQELAAYFTHCNLQPPHMRLALLNAMTVCYKNGNLMTAANFARRLLETNPTNENQAKTARQVLQAAERNTNDKVQLNYDFRNPFVVCGATYVPIYRGQKDVCCPYCSSRFVPSQEGQLCPVCDLAVVGSDASGLLCSPSQMR; encoded by the exons ATGTTGACGAAATTTGAGACGAAGAGCAATCGGGTGAAAGGGCTGAGCTTTCACAGCAAGAGACCATGGATCTTAGCGAGTCTACACAGCGGCGTGATCCAGCTGTGGGATTATAGGATGGGGACTCTCATTGATCGATTCGACGAGCACGATGGCCCCGTCCGTGGCGTCCATTTCCACAAGTCCCAGCCTCTCTTTGTCTCTGGag GGGATGATTACAAGATCAAAGTTTGGAATTATAAACTGCATAGATGTCTGTTTACACTTCTTGGGCACCTGGATTATATACGTACTGTTCAGTTTCATCATGAGTATCCATGGATTGTTAGTGCAAGTGATGACCAAACAATCAGAATATGGAATTGGCAGTCTCGGACTTGCATTGCAGTGCTAACTGGACACAATCACTATGTCATGTGTGCCTCATTCCATCCTAAGGAGGACTTGGTTGTTTCAGCATCCTTGGACCAAACAGTTCGTGTGTGGGATATTGGCGCCCTGAAGAAGAAAACAGTTGCCCCTGCCGATGACATCCTGCGTTTGGGTCAGTTGAGCCAGATGAACACAGATTTCTTTGGTGGGGTGGATGCTGTTGTTAAATATGTCTTGGAGGGTCATGATCGAGGAGTTAACTGGGCCTCGTTCCATCCCACTCTTCCTCTAATTGTCTCAGGGGCGGATGATCGACAAGTGAAACTTTGGCGAATGAATG ATACAAAGGCTTGGGAAGTTGACACTATGAGAGGGCACATGAATAACGTGTCATGTGTTTTATTCCATTCAAGGCAGGACATCATTGTGTCTAATTCAGAGGATAAGAGTATTCGAGTGTGGGATGCTACCAAGCGTACTGGCCTTCAGACATTTCGCAGGGAGCACGACAGGTTCTGGATACTTGCATGTCATCCTGAGATGAACCTTATGGCTGCTGGTCATGATAGTGGCATGATTGTTTTCAAACTGGAGAGGGAACGCCCTGCTTTTTCTGTGAGTGGTGATTCAATGTACTATGTTAAAGACCGGTTTTTGCGCTTTTATGAATTCTCAACTCAGAAAGACACTCAGGTGATCCCAATCCGTAGGCCTGGTTCTACCAGTTTAAACCAAGGGGCAAGAACACTTTCTTATAGCCCCACGGAAAATGCTATTTTGGTCTGTTCAGAATTGGATGGAGGCTCCTATGAACTTTACATTATACCTAAAGACAGTTTTGGCAGAGGTGAGTCTGTTCAAGACGCAAAAAAAGGTATTGGTGGATCAGCAGTTTTTGTTGCTCGAAATAGGTTTGCTGTGCTTGACAAGAGCAGCAATCAAGTATTAGTCAAGAACCTTAAAAATGAGATTGTGAAAAAAGTTGCCATTCCAATTATTGTTGATTCAATATTTTATGCTGGAACCGGGAACTTGCTATGCAAAGCAGAGGATCGAGTAATTATCTTTGACCTCCAACAGAGGATGATTCTTGCAGAGCTTCAAACTTCTTTTGTTAGGTATGTTGTTTGGTCAAACGATATGGAGAGTGTTGCCCTGCTGAGCAAACATTCAATCATAATAGCCAACAAGAAGCTCGTGAATCAATGTACTCTCCATGAAACAATCCGTGTAAAGAGTGGGGCTTGGGATGACAATGGTGTCTTCATATACACTACACTGACTCACATCAAATACTGCCTTCCCAATGGGGACAATGGAGTTATTAGGACCCTCGATGTACCAGTGTACATCACGAAAGTGTCTGGAAACACCATGTGTTGCTTGGACAGAGATGGGAAAAATCGTGCCATAGTATTTGATGCAACTGAGTATGTATTTAAGCTGTCCCTCCTGAAAAAGAGATATGATCATGTTATGAGCATGATTAGGAGTTCTGAGCTCTGTGGGCAAGCCATGATTGCATACCTCCAGCAGAAAGGCTTCCCTGAGGTTGCTCTTCATTTTGTAAGGGATGAAAGGACACGCTTCAACTTGGCACTAGAGAGTGGGAACATCCAGATTGCAGTTGCTTCTGCCAAGGAAATTGATGAGAAAGATCACTGGTATCGCTTGGGGGTGGAGGCCCTTCGGCAGGGTAATGCAGGCATTGTTGAATATGCTTACCAGAGGACAAAAAATTTCGACAGACTATCATTTCTCTACCTCATCACAGGGAACATGGATAAGTTATCGAAAATGCTAAAAATTGCTGAAGTCAAGAATGATGTCATGGGTGAGTTCCACAACGCTCTATACTTGGGTGATATCAAAGAACGTGTCAAGATATTGGAAAATGCTGGCCATTTGCCACTTGCTTACATCACTGCTGCAGTTCATGGGCTCCATGATATTGCTGAGCATCTAGCTGCTGACCTGGGAGATGATATTCCCTCTTTGCCTGAGGGTAGATCTCCATCCCTTTTGACACCTCCAAGTCCTGTCTTATGCGGTGGAGATTGGCCTTTGTTAAGGGTAATGAGAGGAGTATTTGAGGGTGGTCTTGATAATGTTGGCAGAAATGCTCaggaagaagatgaagaggCTGCTGATGCTGATTGGGGTGAGGATTTGGATATTGTTGATGTGGAAAACATGCCAAATGGAGACGTCAGTATGGCCCTTGTGGAAGAAGCACATGAAGAGAATGATGAGGGAGGATGGGATCTTGAGGATCTTGAACTTCCACCTGAAATGGGTACTCCAAAAACTGCTGGCAATGCTCATTCATCTGTTTTTGTTGCCCCTACTCCAGGTATGCCTGTAAGTCAAATTTGGATCCAAAAATCATCCCTTGCAGCTGAACATGCTGCTGCAGGCAATTTTGATACCGCCATGCGTTTGTTGAGCCGGCAATTGGGTATCAGGAATTTCGCTCCCTTGAAACAATTATTCCTTGACTTGCAAGTGGGCTGCCATTCTTATCTTCCTACCTTTTCCTCTGCCCCTGTCACTCTTGTGGCAGTGGAAAGAGGATGGACTGAATCAGCAAGTCCTAATGTAAGAAGCCCGCCTGCTCttgtttttaagttttatCAGCTGGAGGAGAAGCTCAAGGCCGGTTACAAGGCCACAACTTCTGGAAAGTTTACAGAGGCTTTACGGCTCTTTCTTAGTATTCTTCACACCATTCCTTTGATCGTTGTTGACTCTAGGAGAGAGGTTGATGATGTGAAGGAATTGATCATCATTGTGAAGGAGTATGTTCTTGGTTTGCAAATGGAGCTTAAAAGGAGGGAACTTAAGGACAATCCTGTACGTCAACAAGAGCTAGCAGCCTACTTCACCCACTGTAACCTTCAGCCACCTCACATGAGACTGGCATTGCTGAATGCTATGACTGTTTGCTACAAGAATGGTAATCTAATGACAGCTGCTAACTTCGCAAGGCGATTGTTGGAGACCAATCCCACCAATGAAAACCAAGCGAAAACTGCCCGTCAAGTCCTGCAAGCGGCCGAGAGAAACACGAACGACAAAGTCCAGCTGAACTATGATTTCAGGAACCCATTCGTAGTTTGTGGGGCAACTTATGTGCCTATATACCGTGGACAGAAGGATGTCTGCTGCCCTTACTGCAGTTCACGGTTTGTTCCATCCCAGGAAGGTCAGCTTTGTCCTGTCTGTGATCTCGCAGTGGTTGGATCAGATGCATCTGGTTTACTTTGTTCCCCTtcccaaatgagatga
- the LOC18591477 gene encoding protein SHI RELATED SEQUENCE 5 — protein MAGFFYLGGREGAAASKQEGEDKEENLYLYRNEEIYNKGFELWPQYYYQQQNVNNYSFGAGPSRRTSGFNLSDESSSRSAGFTVMRQGGMNCQDCGNQAKKDCTHLRCRTCCKSRGFQCQTHVKSTWVPASKRRERQQQLAALQQQQQQQQNQQQEQQQFRGENPKRQRENQGAPSLACTRLSPTTSGLELGQYPPEVNSPAVFRCVKVSAMDDADEEFAYQTAVNIAGHVFKGILYDQGPESRYTSGGESSQPLDLITAATTAAATTTTATTSSNPGTSMLDPSLYPAPLNAFIAGTQFFPPPRS, from the exons ATGGCTGGCTTCTTCTATCTAGGTGGCCGAGAAGGAGCAGCTGCAAGCAAGCAAGAAGGAGAAGATAAAGAAGAGAACCTGTATTTGTACAGAAACGAGGAGATCTACAACAAAGGGTTTGAGCTATGGCCACAGTATTATTACCAACAGCAAAACGTGAACAACTACTCGTTTGGAGCGGGTCCTAGTCGAAGAACGAGCGGCTTTAACCTCTCTGATGAGTCGTCTTCGAGATCAGCAGGTTTTACGGTTATGAGACAAGGAGGCATGAACTGCCAAGATTGCGGAAACCAAGCTAAGAAAGATTGTACCCATTTGAGATGCAGGACTTGTTGCAAGAGCCGAGGGTTTCAGTGCCAAACTCACGTTAAGAGTACTTGGGTTCCTGCTTCTAAAAGGCGAGAGAGGCAACAACAACTCGCAGCTTTGCAACAacaacagcagcagcagcaaaaCCAACAACAAGAGCAACAACAGTTTCGAGGAGAGAATCCGAAAAGGCAGAGAGAGAATCAAGGTGCTCCCTCCCTTGCCTGCACTCGTTTATCCCCCACCACGTCAG GGTTGGAACTGGGTCAATACCCTCCCGAAGTGAATTCTCCAGCAGTCTTCCGCTGCGTAAAAGTAAGCGCCATGGACGATGCAGATGAGGAGTTCGCCTATCAAACGGCTGTGAATATAGCAGGACATGTATTCAAGGGAATTCTCTACGATCAAGGCCCTGAAAGTCGTTACACCAGCGGCGGTGAAAGCTCTCAGCCACTCGATCTTATCACAGCAGCAACCACTGCAGCTGCTACAACGACAACCGCTACGACTTCGAGCAATCCAGGCACAAGCATGCTCGACCCTTCTCTCTATCCAGCTCCACTTAACGCTTTCATTGCTGGTACGCAATTCTTCCCACCTCCAAGGTCTTGA